The proteins below come from a single Serinus canaria isolate serCan28SL12 chromosome 6, serCan2020, whole genome shotgun sequence genomic window:
- the NOC3L gene encoding nucleolar complex protein 3 homolog, with amino-acid sequence MKPRKNTKRVPSFRKLLRTSQIKLDNKLKNKQYKQKSAAKKYRKEQKKLREAVRDAISRKPFPLEECKKKQVAKKWEEKEEEDALPLDMMDEDDLKLMEDLAQKASFLTRDLSSNEPVHIKKRKHESVIEKYEKVPRRLQTEPEKELIHLLPIKDKTGIIPQAVEKPVLNVAHDEEEDTEDMEEAEDFNEEPLPVLTPEEMAAQRRQKLQERKMHIAALASAILSEPDSNIKKLKELRAMLMEQDPNVAVIVRKLVMVSLMEIFKDIAPSYKIRPLTEAEKATKVKKETQKLREFEEGLVSQYKFYLENLEQTIKDWKQRKLKKSNVISLKAYKGLAEVAVKCLCELLVALPHFNFHNNIIVLIVPLMNDPSKMISELCVEAVKKLFKQDKLGYASLGVVKVISGLVRGRNYDVRPEVLKVFLHLRIKEVELQKDSEDIAPKKKFMTYKEKRKNLSRMQRKWKKAEEKLERELLEAEASESKEKKLKLHTETLNIVFVTYFRILKKAQKSPLLPAVLEGLAKFAHLINVEFFDDLLIVLHSLIASGDLSYRESLHCILSAFHILSGQGDVLNIDPMKFYTHLYKTLFSLHAGGTNEDIGIVLQCLDVMFAKRRKQVSQQRALAFLKRLSILALHVLPNSSVGILATNRVFMQTFPRMDLLLDNESQGSGIYLPELDEPEHCNAQNTALWELHLLQRHYHPTVQKFASHLIAGAPTEGSGALPLDLSQRSATELFETYCMKGMTFNPPVASVTPRRKDTFSQRDSFVDEELNKQLQQYISETVAHKPLDFAKHLKESSLA; translated from the exons agaaaaaacacaaagcGAGTTCCAAGTTTTCGCAAGTTACTGAGAACTAGTCAAATAAAACTTGACaataaattaaagaataaaCAGTACAAGCAGAAGAGTGCTGCTAAGAAGTATCGTAAAGAACAAAAGAAGCTTAGGGAAGCTGTCAGAGATGCTATTTCTAGAAAGCCTTTTCCATTGGAGGAATGCAAGAAGAAACAAGTTG ctaaaaaatgggaagaaaaagaagaagaagatgctCTTCCACTGGACATGATGGATGAAGATGACTTAAAATTAATGGAGGATCTGGCCCAAAAAGCATCCTTTTTAACCAGAGATCTTTCTTCCAA TGAACCTGTTCACATCAAAAAACGAAAACATGAAAGTGTGATTGAGAAATATGAGAAGGTGCCAAGACGTTTGCAAACAGAGCCAGAAAAAGAACTCATCCATCTGCTCCCCATCAAAGACAAGACTGGCATAATTCCTCAAGCTGTGGAAAAGCCAG TTCTCAATGTTGCACATGATGAAGAAGAGGACACAGAAGATATGGAGGAAGCAGAGG ACTTTAATGAGGAACCCCTGCCTGTTCTCACTCCTGAGGAAATGGCTGCTCAAAGGAGACAAAAGCTACAGGAGAGGAAGATGCACATAGCTGCCTTAGCATCTGCCATTCTCTCAGAGCCAGACAGCAAT ATTaagaagctgaaggagctgcGTGCCATGCTGATGGAACAGGATCCTAACGTGGCTGTGATTGTTAGGAAGCTGGTCATGGTGTCTTTGATGGAGATATTCAAAGATATTGCACCTTCGTACAAAATTCGGCCTCTGACCGAAGCAGAAAAGGCTACCAAG gttaaaaaagaaacacagaaactgAGAGAATTTGAAGAAGGCCTTGTAAGCCAGTATAAATTTTACTTGGAAAATTTGGAACAAACAATTAAAG ATTGGAAGCAAAGGAAATTGAAGAAAAGCAATGTCATCTCATTAAAGGCATATAAAGGTCTAGCAGAGGTAGCAGTGAAGTGTCTGTGTGAGCTGCTTGTGGCCCTACCCCACTTCAACTTCCACAATAACATTATTGTTCTCATTGTTCCACTCATGAATGATCCATCAAAAATG atttcTGAACTGTGTGTTGAGGCAGTTAAGAAGCTCTTCAAACAGGACAAGTTGGGCTATGCTTCACTTGGTGTAGTTAAAGTAATTTCTGGCCTTGTGAGGGGTAGAAATTATGATGTCAGGCCTGAG GTGTTAAAAGTATTTCTTCACTTAAGAATTAAGGAAGTAGAATTACAAAAAGATTCTGAAGACATTGCACCAAAGAAAAAGTTCATGACttataaagagaaaagaaaaaatctttccaGAATGCAAAGAAAG tggaagaaagcagaagagaaactgGAACGAGAACTCCTGGAAGCAGAAGCAtcagaaagtaaagaaaagaaactgaagttg cacACAGAGACCTTGAATATTGTATTTGTAACTTACTTCAGGATCTTGAAGAAAGCTCAGAAGTCTCCACTtttgccagctgtgctggaaggtCTTGCAAA GTTTGCTCATCTCataaatgtggaattttttgatGACCTGTTGATTGTCCTTCATTCTCTTATTGCATCTGGG GACTTAAGCTATCGTGAGAGTCTTCATTGCATTCTCAGTGCTTTTCATATACTCTCTGGTCAAG GTGATGTTCTTAACATTGATCCAATGAAATTTTACACACATCTGTACAAGACCCTGTTCAGCCTACATGCAG gTGGCACCAACGAGGACATAGGGAttgtgctgcagtgcctggatgTCATGTTTGCCAAGAGGAGAAAGCAAGTCTCCCAGCAACGAGCTCTTGCTTTCCTAAAGCGACTTTCCATCCTTGCTCTTCATGTGCTTCCAAATTCCAGTGTTGGGATCTTGGCAACAAACAGGGTATTCATGCAA ACATTCCCAAGGATGGACCTCCTACTAGACAATGAATCTCAAGGCAGTGGAATTTATCTCCCAGAATTAGATGAACCAGAGCATTGCAATGCCCAGAACACAGCACTGTGGGAGCTGCATCTACTGCAG agaCATTATCATCCAACAGTGCAGAAATTTGCATCTCACCTTATTGCTGGTGCTCCAACTGAAGGCTCAGGAGCTCTTCCACTTGATTTGAGCCAAAG GTCTGCTACAGAACTTTTTGAGACATATTGTATGAAAGGAATGACCTTTAATCCTCCTGTTGCATCAGTAACACCCAGAAGAAAG GATACCTTCTCGCAAAGGGATTCATTTGTAGATGAAGAACTAAACAAACAGCTTCAGCAATACATCAGTGAGACTGTTGCTCACAAACCCTTGGATTTTGCTAAGCACTTGAAGGAATCATCCTTGGCATAA